One part of the Ailuropoda melanoleuca isolate Jingjing chromosome 6, ASM200744v2, whole genome shotgun sequence genome encodes these proteins:
- the FXYD4 gene encoding FXYD domain-containing ion transport regulator 4 has protein sequence MKRVTRGLLLTLAGLPALEANDLVDKDSPFYYVLFPPGTIPRIYLLACLSCCLKYWESLQLGGMIFGGLLCIAGILIALSGKCKCKYNQKHSPLPEKAIPLITPGSASTC, from the exons ATGAAGAGAGTGACCCGGGGCCTTCTCCTCACGCTGGCAG GCCTGCCTGCCTTGGAAGCCAATGACCTGGTTG ATAAAGACAGTCCCTTCTACTATG tgCTCTTCCCACCAGGTACTATACCGCGTATCTATTTACTGGCTTGTCTTTCTTGTTGCCTGAAAT ACTGGGAAAGCCTGCAGCTGGGCGGGATGATTTTTGGAGGGCTCCTGTGCATCGCTGGAATCTTGATAGCCCTGA GTGGAAAATGCAAATGCAAGTAcaatcagaagcacag CCCCTTACCTGAGAAAGCCATTCCACTCATCACTCCAG GCTCTGCTAGTACCTGCTGA